A part of Manduca sexta isolate Smith_Timp_Sample1 chromosome 10, JHU_Msex_v1.0, whole genome shotgun sequence genomic DNA contains:
- the LOC115441781 gene encoding uncharacterized protein LOC115441781 — protein MAIVFGVVCALLVALIHDCEAIKCFECNSANNSACLDLHVQKMNAIVPVVECGNSLPNVLSKQFFCRKITQTILYPDHTPEVRVTRSCGWIKHKRECYKADNKDHLETVCQCFGDMCNGAVILGQKVIILLVAAMFVWCWRENLCQTIA, from the exons atggcgATCGTATTCGGCGTTGTTTGTGCGTTGTTAGTTGCTTTGATTCATGATT GCGAAGCTATAAAGTGCTTCGAGTGCAACAGCGCGAACAACTCCGCCTGCCTCGACTTGCACGTGCAGAAAATGAACGCGATAGTACCCGTCGTGGAGTGCGGCAACTCACTGCCGAATGTCCTCAGCAAGCAGTTCTTCTGCAGGAAGATTACGCAGACTA TTCTGTATCCAGATCACACACCCGAGGTTAGAGTGACGCGCAGCTGTGGATGGATAAAACACAAACGAGAATGCTACAAAGCTGATAATAAGGACCATTTGGAGACCGTCTGCCAGTGTTTCGGCGACATGTGCAACGGTGCCGTCATCCTGGGACAgaaagtaataattttgttagtcGCCGCCATGTTTGTTTGGTGTTGGCGGGAAAACTTATGTCAAACAATAGCTTAa
- the LOC115441780 gene encoding uncharacterized protein LOC115441780, whose protein sequence is MFLKYSVFLLSFYIQYGSSIRCYECNSMNNSMCLEPAQYDLDTLMKFMPVVNCGEGVLATGSHGFFCRKIVQTIFHKGYEPDVRVTRSCGWIRHHRDCYKADNEDHLETVCQCFSDGCNAGPRIAYTLALMILAVVMTVF, encoded by the exons atgtttctaaaatattcagtgtttttgttgtcattttatattcaatatg GGTCATCAATCCGTTGCTACGAATGCAACAGCATGAACAACTCGATGTGCCTCGAGCCAGCGCAGTATGACCTCGATACGCTGATGAAGTTCATGCCCGTGGTGAACTGCGGCGAAGGCGTTCTAGCCACGGGCAGCCACGGATTCTTCTGCAGGAAGATTGTGCAGACTA TCTTCCACAAAGGATATGAGCCGGATGTCCGAGTAACTCGCAGCTGCGGCTGGATCAGACACCACCGCGACTGCTACAAGGCCGACAACGAGGACCACTTGGAGACAGTCTGCCAGTGCTTCTCCGACGGCTGTAATGCGGGCCCCAGGATCGCTTACACATTAGCCCTGATGATCCTTGCTGTAGTAATGACTGTTTTCTAG
- the LOC115441785 gene encoding uncharacterized protein LOC115441785 translates to MVAKAEALLSRLVVSENYDSVNNFLSLYDAYMDSADESLMEFFPKYNPPIRPRKNTCVGLGMEVIKCLKVLEKDYPGITRAMMLVSCDENIQDLDDYTTSFPGPQGFLIETEKDHVLVAIHVKIDGRSGVFLSDLGYHISRVATAMVDRCYPHTGWFTQSDEPHCRKEYNYQFNINNTNYVEWHERETRGANVKERLSLIYVARAYMSAVHVTEKRNLVWDLRSLLARDPKGRLSAGIYFPLKRKDQDFTIFFDGPNGKIRKKLKFETFLELQKIPDDVVEEVEQCNEQLRFRDGELLRILNRLAKIMVDNEYLTELLDVNAKINQLSAGT, encoded by the exons ATGGTTGCTAAAGCCGAAGCGCTGTTGAGCCGTCTTGTCGTCTCTGAGAACTATGACTCCGTTAACAACTTCTTGTCTCTATATGACGCCTACATGGATTCAGCAGATGAGAGCCTGATGGAATTCTTCCCGAAATACAACCCTCCGATTCGTCCACGTAAAAACACTTGTGTCGGCCTCGGCATGGAAGTCATCAAATGTCTGAAGGTTTTGGAAAAAGATTATCCAGGAATAACTAGGGCCATGATGTTGGTGTCTTGTGATGAGAATATTCAAGACCTGGACGATTACACCACGTCCTTCCCTGGACCTCAAGGTTTCCTGATCGAGACTGAGAAGGATCACGTTTTGGTGGCGATACATGTTAAGATCGATGGCAGATCTGGTGTCTTCCTGTCAGATTTGGGTTATCACATCTCCCGCGTCGCTACTGCGATGGTTGATAGATGCTATCCACATACTG GCTGGTTCACCCAATCGGACGAGCCTCATTGCCGTAAGGAATACAACTATCAGTTCAACATAAACAACACCAACTATGTTGAATGGCATGAGAGGGAAACCAGGGGAGCTAATGTAAAGGAACGATTGTCTCTCATTTATGTCGCCAGGGCTTATATGTCAGCTGTTCATGTCACGGAGAAGAGGAACCTGGTGTGGGACTTAAG GAGTCTTCTCGCCAGGGATCCTAAGGGTCGTCTCAGCGCCGGTATCTACTTCCCATTGAAGCGCAAAGACCAGGACTTCACCATCTTCTTCGACGGCCCTAACGGAAAGATAAGGAAGAAGCTGAAATTTGAAACTTTCTTGGAGTTGCAAAAG ATCCCTGACGATGTGGTGGAAGAAGTGGAACAGTGCAACGAACAACTTCGTTTCCGCGATGGCGAGCTTCTTCGCATCCTGAACCGCCTCGCCAAGATCATGGTGGACAACGAGTACCTCACAGAACTCCTGGATGTCAACGCCAAGATTAATCAGCTTTCTGCTGGCACATAA